The following coding sequences are from one Campylobacter sp. RM16187 window:
- a CDS encoding prepilin peptidase, with protein MIGAIFFILGAVIGSFGNVLIYRMPKGESINFPASHCQSCKTPLKFYHNVPILSWIFLGGKCGFCKDKISFQYPLVEFLSGILMLFAYFIEIELYAAVIIGTCFIILLCLSVIDFRYKAVPDPLLFTSLILALIYGALPIFGESGDFDRLISAAIFMFVFWLLRLAVSFIMKREAMGSADIFIAGVMGAILGIKLGLMSIYMAALLTLPAYMIVRKRGYELPFVPFLSLGLLIVYLLKPQFLELLEKLYG; from the coding sequence ATGATAGGTGCGATATTTTTTATTTTAGGTGCGGTTATCGGCTCTTTCGGAAATGTTTTGATATATAGAATGCCAAAGGGCGAAAGTATAAATTTTCCAGCATCTCACTGTCAAAGCTGTAAAACTCCGCTTAAATTCTATCACAATGTGCCGATACTTTCGTGGATCTTTTTAGGTGGAAAATGCGGATTTTGTAAGGATAAGATTAGCTTTCAGTATCCTTTAGTCGAGTTTTTAAGCGGTATATTAATGCTCTTTGCATATTTTATTGAAATAGAGCTTTATGCGGCAGTGATAATTGGCACCTGCTTTATTATCCTGCTTTGTCTTAGTGTGATTGACTTTCGATACAAAGCCGTCCCGGATCCACTTTTATTTACAAGTCTTATTTTGGCTCTTATTTATGGAGCTTTACCCATATTTGGCGAGAGTGGCGACTTTGATAGATTAATTAGTGCAGCAATTTTTATGTTCGTATTTTGGCTACTTAGACTTGCCGTAAGCTTCATCATGAAACGTGAGGCTATGGGAAGTGCGGATATCTTTATAGCAGGAGTTATGGGGGCGATTTTAGGTATTAAACTTGGGCTTATGTCGATATACATGGCGGCTCTTTTGACGCTACCCGCATACATGATAGTTAGAAAAAGAGGATACGAGCTACCATTTGTGCCGTTTTTAAGCCTCGGACTACTTATTGTTTATCTGCTAAAACCTCAATTTTTAGAACTTTTGGAAAAACTTTATGGGTAG
- the uppS gene encoding polyprenyl diphosphate synthase, with protein MNSLKHLAIIMDGNGRWAKKQGLIRTKGHEAGANVVEAMCEFCIRNDIKILSLYAFSTENWSRPKSEVDFLMDLLLKFLVSKKESFIKNEINFNVIGDIIPFNDKLRDEISNLKSLTKDNKKLKLNLAINYGAKDEILRALKRMQEQNLDINEANLEANLDESEPIDLLIRTGGEKRLSNFMLIQASYAELAFTDTLWPDFTSLELEKIVQNFYQISRRFGGL; from the coding sequence TTGAATAGTTTAAAACATTTGGCGATTATAATGGATGGCAATGGCAGATGGGCGAAAAAGCAAGGGCTCATACGCACAAAAGGACATGAGGCTGGCGCAAACGTAGTCGAAGCCATGTGCGAGTTTTGTATAAGAAATGATATAAAAATTTTAAGCCTATACGCCTTTAGCACTGAAAATTGGAGTAGACCAAAAAGTGAGGTTGATTTTTTAATGGATCTACTTTTAAAATTCTTAGTTTCAAAAAAAGAGAGCTTTATAAAAAATGAGATAAATTTTAATGTGATCGGCGATATAATACCTTTTAACGATAAATTAAGAGATGAAATTTCAAATTTAAAATCACTTACTAAAGACAATAAAAAGCTAAAGCTAAATTTGGCTATAAATTATGGTGCCAAAGATGAAATTTTAAGAGCTCTTAAAAGAATGCAAGAGCAAAATTTAGATATTAATGAAGCGAATTTAGAAGCGAATTTAGATGAAAGTGAACCTATTGACCTACTAATTAGAACTGGTGGAGAAAAGAGACTTTCAAATTTTATGCTTATTCAGGCAAGTTATGCCGAGCTTGCATTTACCGATACTCTTTGGCCGGATTTTACAAGTTTGGAATTAGAAAAAATAGTTCAAAATTTTTATCAAATCAGTAGGAGATTTGGCGGGTTATGA